From a region of the Veillonellales bacterium genome:
- a CDS encoding DUF885 family protein — METYQQLIQSFHDYFTQDANDCIRLGVTRHLDDLPDPSLAAISRRVTNGGRLLSGFQNFSRDHLSFDRQLDLDLGILALKSELFRLTYRFNGKTQLEQMPTAGDDISNGLFYLFINDPRPAQSRLDNITARLEKVPAFLAALLGRLDTPVQRWVDMDVAKTAELPAFFASLCTWAKREQYPGIVRLKSARKKAETALADYTAKLQTMTTTVQFSIGPDQAARLIALKGIDLSLDELHRLAKNFLAATTREIETLRRKLAAKYNLPDTITVEELQAFLNHKYRFILKNGSLDSLLPRYQQERNKIQSFIEKQNLFPLFSEQDMLILRTPAFMTPSIPSGAMVSPPPFRPGVKTSLIYLTLSEELLDDHTELAIPCMMIHEGIPGHHLQLATACSHPSVIRRHFDAQEHSEGWTTMLEDYMLDRGYMGDLTDEARFTGKRDISRIGARTAIDLYFMTGDKHYLDVDIPVDFSSNDPFVNAGRLLQAVTGFTPGRTQAELNWYSQERGYPLCYLVGNHLVWQLKKELTAAQAGRLSSLETDRLFHKVYLESGNMPLSFLRKLFQNKNLL, encoded by the coding sequence ATGGAAACATACCAGCAGCTCATTCAGTCTTTTCACGACTATTTTACCCAGGACGCCAACGATTGCATCCGTCTGGGCGTAACCAGGCATCTGGATGACTTACCCGACCCGTCCTTGGCGGCTATCAGCCGCCGGGTTACCAACGGCGGCCGGCTCCTGTCCGGCTTTCAGAACTTCTCCCGGGATCATTTATCCTTTGACCGGCAATTGGATTTGGATCTGGGAATTTTGGCTTTGAAATCTGAACTTTTCCGCCTTACTTATCGCTTTAACGGCAAAACCCAGTTGGAACAAATGCCCACCGCCGGCGACGATATCAGCAATGGCTTGTTCTACCTGTTTATTAACGATCCCCGGCCGGCACAAAGTCGCTTAGATAACATTACCGCCCGGCTGGAAAAAGTTCCTGCTTTTTTGGCTGCCTTGCTGGGCCGTCTGGATACGCCGGTACAGCGCTGGGTGGATATGGACGTGGCAAAGACAGCCGAACTGCCGGCTTTTTTTGCCAGCTTATGTACCTGGGCAAAGCGAGAACAGTACCCCGGGATAGTCCGGCTAAAAAGCGCCCGAAAAAAAGCCGAAACCGCCTTGGCTGATTATACCGCCAAACTGCAAACTATGACGACTACGGTTCAGTTCTCCATCGGGCCGGATCAGGCCGCCCGCCTCATCGCTCTAAAGGGCATCGATTTATCTCTGGACGAGCTGCACCGATTGGCAAAAAATTTTCTTGCTGCCACCACCCGGGAAATTGAAACTCTCCGCCGCAAACTGGCCGCTAAGTATAATCTGCCGGATACTATTACGGTGGAAGAACTCCAGGCTTTTTTAAATCACAAATACCGGTTTATCCTAAAAAACGGCTCCCTGGACAGCCTGCTGCCCCGCTACCAGCAGGAACGGAACAAAATACAATCCTTTATTGAAAAACAAAACCTATTTCCCCTTTTCTCCGAACAGGATATGCTCATTCTGCGAACACCGGCTTTCATGACACCATCCATTCCTTCCGGAGCCATGGTTTCGCCGCCCCCCTTTCGGCCAGGCGTCAAAACCAGCCTGATATATCTGACTCTCAGCGAAGAACTGCTGGATGATCATACAGAACTGGCCATCCCTTGTATGATGATCCATGAAGGCATTCCCGGCCACCACCTGCAGCTTGCCACTGCCTGCAGCCATCCTTCCGTCATCCGCCGGCACTTTGATGCCCAGGAGCATTCGGAAGGCTGGACAACCATGCTGGAAGATTATATGCTGGATAGGGGGTATATGGGCGATTTGACCGACGAAGCCCGTTTTACCGGCAAGCGGGATATCAGCCGTATTGGCGCCCGGACAGCAATCGACCTTTATTTTATGACCGGCGACAAACATTATTTGGATGTGGACATCCCCGTTGATTTTTCCTCCAACGACCCCTTCGTCAATGCCGGCCGGCTGTTGCAAGCAGTCACCGGCTTCACCCCCGGCCGCACCCAGGCCGAGCTGAACTGGTACTCCCAGGAACGAGGGTATCCCCTTTGTTACCTTGTCGGCAACCATCTGGTATGGCAATTAAAAAAAGAGCTGACAGCAGCCCAGGCCGGTAGACTGTCCTCGCTGGAAACAGACCGGCTGTTCCATAAAGTTTATCTGGAATCAGGCAATATGCCGCTTAGCTTCCTGCGCAAATTATTTCAAAACAAAAATCTGCTGTAA